TACTGTGCCGAGAATTGTACCCAAAAGGTAATCGCGAAAGCTAATCGATGTCAATCCTGCTGCAAAATTGACTAAACCGTAAGGAATAATCGGTAGCAACCGAATCGCAAACATATAAAACAATCCCCCTTGCTGCATTTCAGCATCCATTGCTTGCCAGCGCCCCGCCAGCTTTTGGGCGACTAATTCTCGTCCGGCGGTGCGGGTAAAAGCAAAGGCTACTACGGCGGCGATTATGGCTGCAATACTTGTCCAAAGCGTACCCAGCCAAGGGCCAAAAATTGCACCACCGGTAAGATTGAGTGCAGTTGAAGGCAACACCAATACTGTGGCTACTGTATATAATCCGATATAAATAATCGGTGCCCAAATGCCAGATTGCTTGAGCCAATCTTGTAGCTGATTTTGGTTGATGCCGCCCAGTAGGTAGACTGCTAATCCAGTGGCAACTAGGCAGACAATAACGATCGCAAAAATACCGCTTTTAAATTTCAAGGCTACCTCGACGCTTCTTACCGAATGAACAAACAATTTTAGATTTTTCTATCCAAGTCCCTAGTTTTAATTAGGCTATCCCAAATCTAAAATCCCAAATCTAAAATCCCAAATCTAAAATTGATTCATTGTTTCGCGCCGATCGGTCACTACTGGCAGCACACTGCTTTGATCGAAGCCGTAACATTCGCGCACAAAATAAAGGGGACGACCTTTGACTTCCTCGTAGATACGACCCAGATATTCACCCATAATACCGAGAGTCAGGAGTTGGATACCTCCTAAAAATAATACGGCTACCATTAAGGAAGCATAACCTGGCCAATCGATCCCGAAGATTAAAGTGCGAATAATCAGAAAGCTGGCGTAAATAAATGAAATTAGGGATATACAAAAGCCAATGTAGCCCCAAACCTTCAAGGGAACTAAGCTAAAGGAGGTAATTCCGTCGATCGCAAAGTTCCAAAGTCGCCAATAGTTCCACTTTGTCGTTCCTTTGTAACGTTGGGGGCGATCGAATATAACTGATGTTTGCTTAAAACCAACCCAAGCAAATAAACCTTTCATAAACCGCGTTCTTTCTGGCATTTGCTTGATGGCTTCTACGACACGCCGATCGAGTAAGCGAAAGTCGCCGGTATTGGAGGGAATGGGAACGCGACTCATGCGACCGATCGACCAGTAGAAAGCTTTTGCAGTCAAGCGTTTCAGCAAACTTTCTCCCTCACGCGATCGCCTTGTTGCATAAACTACATCATAGCCTTCCCGCCACTTAGCAACCAGTTCCTCGATTAATTCTGGCGGATCTTGCAGATCGGCGTCGATCGGTACTACAGCTGCTCCGGTGCTGTAGTCGATCCCGGCGGTGAGGGCGACTTCCTTACCGAAGTTACGGGATAAATTGACTACTTTGATTGCTGGGTCAAGAAGATGATGCTCGATCAGACACTTGAGTGTGTTGTCTTTACTGCCATCATTGACGCAAACGATCTCGTAGCTGGTGTTCATCCGATCGAGTACCTTGTGCAGCCGTTCAAACAGGTAGTCGATATTGGGTTCCTCATTGTAAAGGGGAACTACTACAGAGATTTCTATAGGGTTTGAATAAACCATTGTCAAAAACCCACTTAGCTATATTTTTAAATAATTCTAGGTTTGTTGAGAAAGATACAGAAATTTGGCGCTGGGTAGAGCAATAGTCAATTTCTGGATATCACAAATTTATCCTATTTTTCACAATTTATCTGTTTTTTTGGATAATCTTCACAAATTTACCGTTAAAATAACAGTTGTTTAACAGTCGAGTAAAGATAACCTCGTCAGGATAGCTTGATTTTGTATATCTTGCTTAAGATGCCAAAAGTAAGTGAAGATTATTTAAATATGTTAACTAAGCCGAGCTTAATGAAAATTACGGTATTGTGAGAAAATTTATGGCAAAAAACGGAAAAGAGGCAGGCAGCAACCCGATCGAAACCAACTTCTCAATTCCGATATCCGGAATACCCCTTTCCCTAGAAATACTATCGATCGCAGCCATAGCGATCGGCATTCTGTTACGCTTGTTGAACTTGGGTAGCCGGGAATTTTGGTACGACGAAGTTCTATCGCTGGTCATCTCTACAGGTCAAAAGATTCACTACCAAACACCCCCCTCTGTACCTGTAGCTTTGAGTGACTATACACCATTGCTGAGTTTACCGACAGAATCCGGATTGGGCGATATCCTGCAAACGGTAAGAAACGTACTCAAAGGACTGCTGAGCGATCCTCATCCACCGCTTTCGTATCTGAGCCTTCATATTTGGCTGCGTCTGTTTGGTAATAGCGAAGCGGCTTTGCGGAGTGTGATGGCATTGTTCGGCGTAGCAGCGATCGCCTGCGCTTACGGACTGGGAAAAACCTTACTGGGACATCGCGGCGGACTGCTTCTGGCAGCACTGCTGGCGACAAATCCTTTTTATTTATCTCATTCACTAAATGCCAGGATGTACGCGCCACTGATTTTGTGGACAATCTTAAGCGCTTGGGCAATGCTGGAACTGATGACGCCAAATTCGCGCATAAACTCGCAACTTTCACCAGAAAATCACCCAAAAACCGACAAAAAACAAATTTTGTGGAGTATAGTTCTGAGCGTTTCTGTAGCAGCTGGGATGCTAACCCAATACCTGTTTGCGTTTTGGTTGATGACGCTAGGCATTTTTGTGCTGCTATTCGATCGACGACAATGGTGGCAGCACGGATTGCGTCTGGGTGCAGGTGTAGCGCTAACCCTTCCGTGGGTGCTTTGGGGCACTAGGCAGCAGATCCGTAATGCCGCTTACGTAGTCGGTCAGGTGAGCAGTTCGACGAATGCCGCACTCAAACACTTACAGGATATTACTCAGACGCTGGGAGCTCACTTAATACTGGGAGATTGGGTAACGAGTTTACCGGATGCGATCGCAATAGTCGCCGGTTGCATTGCTATTGCGGTGCTGGCAGCTTGTACAATTAGCCTTTGGAAACACGCACATCGGGAATTGACGATCGCTCTGGCACTGGGAATCTTACCTTTATCGATCGCTTGGACGGTAGATATCCTGACCAACAAATTTACGGTAGGCTTTGGTTGGGGTAGAGCAATGAGCTTTATTCTGCCGGGATGTCTGCTGTTACTGGCATTATGTCTGGAACGGAAACCGCCCGCAGTTGACCTGCAAACGAGCCAAGATCGGAAAAACGACTGGCGTAAAGCGGCAGCAGCTGGGCTGTTGCTGTTGTATCTTACGATTAGTATTGGCGATTTCAGTCTCAGACAGCGCTGGGTTTTCCATTCGATCGCCAACGTTATAGCAAGAGAAGCAACAACCCCCACTTTAATTGCCATTAACTCTAAAGCTTGGGGACACGTTCTGCGCTTAGCTTACTATATTCCCCCATCCTCACCCGTAATGCTTTTATCCGAAAACCCCGATCGGTTGGCAGATTCTCTAGAAAAAGTACTGACATCCGCAGAAGCTTCCCAATATCGTCGCCTCATCTGGTTAGATAGTGTTAATCCCGTATGGTCTCGTCTCAAAACAGAAGCTGAAAAGATCGCGGCAAAACAGCGCATTCAACAAATTTTGCAAAAGCGGTTTAAGTCGATCGAAACGCGGCAGTTAACGGGAACTATGAACATTGATGGGTTCACCCTCAACCTTTATAATCGTTTTTCATGAATTCCAGCCCAACTAACTCTCTTTTACCAGTACCATCCGGTTCTTTACAGATTCCTGAATCTAAGTTTGCCGCAGCAAATGGAAACGGACATTACTTGAGCTTTTCCCTGGTGATTCCCACTTATAACGAGAGTAAAAATATCAAGGAAGTTATTCAAACCTTGAGCGGTTTGCTAGATAACTTTATCGCAGGTGACTACGAGCTAATAGTAGTAGATGATGATAGTCCCGATCGCACTTGGGAAGTTGCACAATCTCTCATCCCGGATTATCCCCAACTGCGGGTGATGCGCCGTCAGGAAGAACGAGGACTTTCCACCGCCGTGATTCGCGGTTGGCAAGTGGCAAGAGGGCAAATCTTGGCGGTAATTGATGGCGACCTTCAGCATCCCCCGGAAGTGCTGTTAAAACTTTTGGCAGCTATTGAGGAAGGTGCGGACTTGGCAGTTGCCAGTCGCCATGTGGAAGGCGGCGGTGTCAGCGAGTGGAGTTTTGCGAGACGATTTTTATCGCGTGGGGCGCAGATGTTGGGGTTAATTTTGCTACCGGAGGTGATAGGTCGCGTTTCCGATCCGATGAGCGGTTATTTTATGGTAAGACGCAGTTCGATCGCGATGCGATCGCTCAATCCGCTGGGATACAAAATTTTGATTGAGGTACTCGGTCGCGGCAAAATTGGCCAAATTACGGAAGTGGGGTATGTGTTTCAAGAACGTCAGGAAGGCGAGAGCAAGGTAACTTGGAAACAATACGTGGAGTACCTGGGTCATCTGCTGCGGTTGCGCTTCCACCTCTGGCCGATCGGTCGGTTCTTACGATTTGCTGTGGTAGGTTTGAGTGGGGTATTTGTGGATATGCTAGTGCTTTATTTACTTCACGACCCCAGTGCGCTCGGTTTGGGTTTAACTCGCAGTAAAATTATCTCTGCCGAAATCGCGATTATCAATAACTTTTTGTGGAACGATGCTTGGACTTTTGGCGATATGGCAAGTAAACAGCGAGGTTGGCGCAAGCGTTTGAAGCGGTTTCTCAAATTTAATATCGTTTGTTTGATGGGATTGATGCTAAATGTGCTGCTGTTGAATGTGCTGTATAACTTTTTGCATATTCACTATCAGTGGGCTAATTTAATTGCGATCGCAGCTGTGACTTTCTGGAATTTCTGGATTAATCTCAAGCTCAGTTGGCGCGTCACTGAAATTAAAAATTAAAATTGGGCGGACATAATCTCCCTCCCCCACTCCAGGTATCCCCCACTCCCCTCCCACTTTATGCGTAACTCCAGTTTAATTCTGATAGTATGGTTTGCGATCGGTACCTGGTTGCGCTTCACCAACTTGGAATTGAAATCGCCCTGGACGGATGAGTTTTCCACAATGGTCTTCAGTCTGGGGAATAGTTTTCGCAATGTCCCGCTAGATCGAGCGATCGCACTCGATGTTCTCATGTCGCCGCTTATACCCAAAGATGCCGGTACGGGGGAAGTGGTGCAACACTTATTATCGGAAAGTAACCATCCTCCACTTTATTTTGTACTGGCTCACTTGTGGATGAAATTATTTCCTCAAAATGACGGATTGATTTCTCTATGGGTAGCGCGATCGCTTCCAGCTATACTGGGTGCAGCCTCTATTCCAGCTATGTACGCATTGGGGTACATTGCAGCGCGATCGCGTTTGGTCGGCCATTTAGCCGCCGCAATGATGGCGGTGTCGCCCTACGGTATTTTTTTAGCACAAGAAGCCCGTCATTACACTTTAGCAATTCTGTTTGCGATCGCTTCCCTTGCCTGTCTGCTAATTGCTGTCCGCCACATCGAAGCGCAGAAACCTCTGTCTTTTTGGTTTTCGATAAGTTGGATTGCTATTAACACTTTGGGAATTGCCAGTCATTATTTTTTCGTTTTTACTTTGTTAGCAGAAGCGTTAGTATTACTAGCATTTTTGCTGATTAATTGGCGAACCGAACATCGAAAACACCAAAACAGTAACTCGCTCAAAAATATACCAAAAACTAATTACGAAAATCAATCTAAATCCGCAATCCAAAATTTCAAATCCCTAATCGCTGTCGCCATTACAACATTGTTGGGGGGATTGATTTGGTTACCTGTTTGGCAACACAACTATAATAGCGAACTCACAGCATGGATAAAAAATAGCGATCGCGTCGGATGGGAGTGGATAAATCCTATATTTCAATTACTTGCTGCCTGGATTACAATGCTATCTCTGCTACCAGTAGAAGTGACATCATTACCGATAGTAATAGCTTCCGGTTTGGTGATGATAATATTTTTTATTTGGGTAGTACCTCTACTCATTCGGGGTATCAAAAAAACCTTGACAAAAGCGATCGATCGCCAATATGTTTTGCTATTTAGCAGTTTTGTTACAACCAGCATAGTATTATTTTTAATCGTTACCTATGGTTTCGGAATTGACCTCACTCGCGGTGCAAGATATAACTTTGTCTACTTTCCCGCTGTCATCCTTTTGGTAGGCGCAAGCCTAGCTGAAGAAGTCAAAAGTCAAAAATTAAAAGTCAAAATAATGAATTTAAAAAGTTATTTTTACTTGGCGAATTTTCAGCTTGCCATTATTTTGTTGATGGGATTCCTAAGTGCGCTGACAGTGACTTTCAATATGGGTTATCAAAAATATTATCGTCCGGATTTATTAGTGCCCGTAATTCAAAAAAATTCTCAATATCCAATAGCGATCGCCACTACTCACAAAACCCATGTACAAACTGGAGAAATGATGGGTTTAGGTTGGGAATTTCAACATTTGTCTGATTTGGAAATATCTAAAAAACCATTATTTATTTTAGCTCATCAAGATAACGATAATTCAATTTTACCCACAACAATATTGCAAAAAGCACTGAGTAAACTTCCCCGCCCTTTGGATTTATGGCTGGTGAATTTCCAAGCGCCTCAAAATGTGAAAGCACAAAATTGTTTTCCCAGTTCTCAAACTTTACCATTTGTAGATGGCTACGATTATCAATTGTATCGCTGCAATTGAAAAATAGTAGAGAGACTAAAATATTGTGCGATCGCATTTAATTTTTATTTATGTCAAAGTTACTCTTGCATTTCACGTTCCTCTTGCTCTTGTGCTTTCTCAAATGCAAGCACATCGCTTCCTTCAGCTTCAACATTAAACTCAATACGGCATAACGTTGAATAATAGAAAAAATATTATTTGTAAAATCATGTTTCATTATGGCCATAAAATAGTTTTCCTATGTCCATTTATCGATTGGCGATCGTCTTTAAAACTATTCTTACGAATGTATGTTTTATCTGGTGGGAGTAAAGGTTCTCCATTTATTTCTTCCATACCTAGAACGCGACGAAGACCTATCTTGATATACTGTAACTGACTTTCGATGCCGATCGACTTCCGTCCCAGCCGTTTAGCAACAGCACAGGTAGTAAATGAACCGCAAAAGGGATCTAGCACTAAATCGCCAGGATTGCTACTAGCCTTTACAATTCTTTCAAGAAGAGCTTCTGGCTTTTGGGATGGATGGTCTTCATATTCAGGCATACGATAGCGAACACGCGGAAAATTCCAAACATTTCCCGGTACTTTTGTTGTATTATATGGAGTGGGAACTGGTTTTCGATAATCTACCAGTTTTCTTTGAGCGCCCGTTTTGGCTTCAACTTTTATCTCTTCTGAGTTAAAAATATATTTTTTAGGATCTATTACGCAATAAAGTATTGGTTCATATGTAGAACCGAAATATTTTTTAGCTTGTACTCATGTTTTAAAAATGCCTTTGACAGATACGTAAGCCTTGTATTTGTAATAGTTGTAGTAGGTTAGGTTGAGAAACGAAACCCAACCTAACGAATCAATACTCAAAGGATTTTTGACTTTTGACTTTTGACTTTTGACTTTTGACTTTTGACTTTTTATTCGCGTTTGATGGTTTCGGGGACACCCATTGGGGAAAGACCGGCGATCGCTCTCAGGTTTTGGCAACGCAGCAATTCGATAAAATTTAAGTTGAAACGACCTTCGATTTTGGCGACAGCTTCGATCGCAGATAACAAATTTTGGGCTGCTTCTACGTCGCTGTAACCGCGCCGTTGCGCTATTTTGAGCGCTGCTTCGTCAGCATCGAGTTGGGACTGAGAACTGCGAGTGTTGCGCCATATTTGGGTGGTAGCAAGCGCGGTGAGTCCACCAGCAACCAGCACACCCACTGCATCCCTCTGTACGAGTTCCGCCATTGCGCCCAAAAATCCAGCGACAGCAACACCTTGATAAATATCCGGCTTAAACCATTTGATGCCAGTCAACCAACTGACTGTCCGCAAAAGTAGCATATCTCGCTGCGGTCTGGTTAGCCGACTCCACAGGTCGAAATTAATCCAAATCGGTCTTTCCCCAGACCAGGGTAGCGGAAATTGAGTTTCAATGACTTTCGGTAGCTCCGGTTTGCTGATAATTTTAGTCATCATGCGACCGGAGGCAGGCATTAAATCTAAGAGGCGGCG
The nucleotide sequence above comes from Aerosakkonema funiforme FACHB-1375. Encoded proteins:
- a CDS encoding TVP38/TMEM64 family protein, which gives rise to MKFKSGIFAIVIVCLVATGLAVYLLGGINQNQLQDWLKQSGIWAPIIYIGLYTVATVLVLPSTALNLTGGAIFGPWLGTLWTSIAAIIAAVVAFAFTRTAGRELVAQKLAGRWQAMDAEMQQGGLFYMFAIRLLPIIPYGLVNFAAGLTSISFRDYLLGTILGTVPGILPFVLLGSSGLQALRTGDVLPLMGALCLTGMLVGGATWYRRRRTFPQKALQDIEQQRLDSADIEDENKSI
- a CDS encoding glycosyltransferase family 2 protein, whose protein sequence is MVYSNPIEISVVVPLYNEEPNIDYLFERLHKVLDRMNTSYEIVCVNDGSKDNTLKCLIEHHLLDPAIKVVNLSRNFGKEVALTAGIDYSTGAAVVPIDADLQDPPELIEELVAKWREGYDVVYATRRSREGESLLKRLTAKAFYWSIGRMSRVPIPSNTGDFRLLDRRVVEAIKQMPERTRFMKGLFAWVGFKQTSVIFDRPQRYKGTTKWNYWRLWNFAIDGITSFSLVPLKVWGYIGFCISLISFIYASFLIIRTLIFGIDWPGYASLMVAVLFLGGIQLLTLGIMGEYLGRIYEEVKGRPLYFVRECYGFDQSSVLPVVTDRRETMNQF
- a CDS encoding glycosyltransferase family 39 protein translates to MAKNGKEAGSNPIETNFSIPISGIPLSLEILSIAAIAIGILLRLLNLGSREFWYDEVLSLVISTGQKIHYQTPPSVPVALSDYTPLLSLPTESGLGDILQTVRNVLKGLLSDPHPPLSYLSLHIWLRLFGNSEAALRSVMALFGVAAIACAYGLGKTLLGHRGGLLLAALLATNPFYLSHSLNARMYAPLILWTILSAWAMLELMTPNSRINSQLSPENHPKTDKKQILWSIVLSVSVAAGMLTQYLFAFWLMTLGIFVLLFDRRQWWQHGLRLGAGVALTLPWVLWGTRQQIRNAAYVVGQVSSSTNAALKHLQDITQTLGAHLILGDWVTSLPDAIAIVAGCIAIAVLAACTISLWKHAHRELTIALALGILPLSIAWTVDILTNKFTVGFGWGRAMSFILPGCLLLLALCLERKPPAVDLQTSQDRKNDWRKAAAAGLLLLYLTISIGDFSLRQRWVFHSIANVIAREATTPTLIAINSKAWGHVLRLAYYIPPSSPVMLLSENPDRLADSLEKVLTSAEASQYRRLIWLDSVNPVWSRLKTEAEKIAAKQRIQQILQKRFKSIETRQLTGTMNIDGFTLNLYNRFS
- a CDS encoding glycosyltransferase; the encoded protein is MNSSPTNSLLPVPSGSLQIPESKFAAANGNGHYLSFSLVIPTYNESKNIKEVIQTLSGLLDNFIAGDYELIVVDDDSPDRTWEVAQSLIPDYPQLRVMRRQEERGLSTAVIRGWQVARGQILAVIDGDLQHPPEVLLKLLAAIEEGADLAVASRHVEGGGVSEWSFARRFLSRGAQMLGLILLPEVIGRVSDPMSGYFMVRRSSIAMRSLNPLGYKILIEVLGRGKIGQITEVGYVFQERQEGESKVTWKQYVEYLGHLLRLRFHLWPIGRFLRFAVVGLSGVFVDMLVLYLLHDPSALGLGLTRSKIISAEIAIINNFLWNDAWTFGDMASKQRGWRKRLKRFLKFNIVCLMGLMLNVLLLNVLYNFLHIHYQWANLIAIAAVTFWNFWINLKLSWRVTEIKN
- a CDS encoding glycosyltransferase family 39 protein, with translation MRNSSLILIVWFAIGTWLRFTNLELKSPWTDEFSTMVFSLGNSFRNVPLDRAIALDVLMSPLIPKDAGTGEVVQHLLSESNHPPLYFVLAHLWMKLFPQNDGLISLWVARSLPAILGAASIPAMYALGYIAARSRLVGHLAAAMMAVSPYGIFLAQEARHYTLAILFAIASLACLLIAVRHIEAQKPLSFWFSISWIAINTLGIASHYFFVFTLLAEALVLLAFLLINWRTEHRKHQNSNSLKNIPKTNYENQSKSAIQNFKSLIAVAITTLLGGLIWLPVWQHNYNSELTAWIKNSDRVGWEWINPIFQLLAAWITMLSLLPVEVTSLPIVIASGLVMIIFFIWVVPLLIRGIKKTLTKAIDRQYVLLFSSFVTTSIVLFLIVTYGFGIDLTRGARYNFVYFPAVILLVGASLAEEVKSQKLKVKIMNLKSYFYLANFQLAIILLMGFLSALTVTFNMGYQKYYRPDLLVPVIQKNSQYPIAIATTHKTHVQTGEMMGLGWEFQHLSDLEISKKPLFILAHQDNDNSILPTTILQKALSKLPRPLDLWLVNFQAPQNVKAQNCFPSSQTLPFVDGYDYQLYRCN
- a CDS encoding DUF3318 domain-containing protein, yielding MEPTTEIRRLLDLMPASGRMMTKIISKPELPKVIETQFPLPWSGERPIWINFDLWSRLTRPQRDMLLLRTVSWLTGIKWFKPDIYQGVAVAGFLGAMAELVQRDAVGVLVAGGLTALATTQIWRNTRSSQSQLDADEAALKIAQRRGYSDVEAAQNLLSAIEAVAKIEGRFNLNFIELLRCQNLRAIAGLSPMGVPETIKRE